From the Oceanicaulis alexandrii DSM 11625 genome, one window contains:
- a CDS encoding glycine--tRNA ligase subunit alpha: MTASKAPSFQDLILTLQRYWADQGCAILQPYDTEVGAGTLHPATTLRSLGSKPWRAAYVQPSRRPADGRYGENPNRLQHYYQFQVLLKPSPANLQELYLGSLDAIGIDRKLHDVRFVEDDWENPTVGAWGLGWEVWCDGMEVSQFTYFQQVGGMDVELVSGELTYGLERLAMYVQGVENVYDLDFNGAGMSYGDVFLENERQQSAFNFEHADVDMLIKWFADAETQCQALLALETPLPLPAYDWCLKASHLFNLVDARGAISVAERASWIARVRELAKGCASAWVQLEKQREEAAA; encoded by the coding sequence ATCCTGACCCTTCAACGCTATTGGGCGGACCAGGGCTGCGCCATTCTGCAGCCCTATGACACCGAAGTGGGCGCGGGCACGCTGCACCCGGCGACGACGCTGCGCTCGCTGGGCTCAAAGCCCTGGCGCGCGGCCTATGTGCAGCCCTCGCGCCGTCCTGCGGATGGCCGCTATGGCGAGAACCCCAACCGGCTGCAGCACTATTACCAGTTTCAGGTGCTTCTGAAGCCGAGCCCGGCCAATCTGCAAGAGCTGTATCTGGGCTCGCTCGACGCCATCGGCATCGACCGCAAGCTGCATGATGTGCGCTTTGTGGAAGATGACTGGGAGAACCCCACCGTGGGCGCCTGGGGGCTGGGCTGGGAAGTCTGGTGCGACGGCATGGAAGTGAGCCAGTTCACCTATTTCCAGCAGGTCGGCGGCATGGATGTGGAGCTCGTCTCCGGCGAGCTGACCTACGGCCTCGAACGCCTCGCCATGTATGTGCAGGGCGTGGAGAATGTTTACGACCTCGATTTCAACGGCGCCGGCATGAGCTATGGCGACGTGTTCCTGGAGAACGAGCGCCAGCAATCGGCGTTCAATTTCGAGCATGCCGATGTGGACATGCTGATCAAATGGTTCGCCGACGCGGAAACCCAGTGTCAGGCCCTGCTGGCGCTGGAGACCCCGCTGCCGCTGCCCGCCTATGACTGGTGCCTGAAAGCGTCCCATTTGTTTAACCTGGTGGATGCGCGCGGGGCGATTTCGGTGGCCGAGCGCGCCAGCTGGATCGCGCGGGTGCGCGAGCTGGCCAAGGGCTGCGCCAGCGCCTGGGTCCAGCTCGAGAAACAACGTGAGGAGGCCGCGGCATGA
- a CDS encoding glutathione S-transferase family protein, whose protein sequence is MTVHLYYNPQSRAVMTLWLLEELGVSYDLKPVDYEDGSMRSESFLALNPMGKIPVIVDGETVVTETVAIALYLADKYKDNADLAPGIDDPRRGEYLRWIVFQAASIEPAMLQAGMKFETNQRSAGWGNVQLVAKVLENRLSLANPYLFGDWFTAADLIMGGAVNWAIQFDMFPKTPALSAYAQRITERPAFQRAFATQNS, encoded by the coding sequence ATGACCGTGCATCTGTATTACAACCCGCAATCGCGGGCGGTGATGACGCTGTGGCTGCTGGAAGAGCTGGGCGTGTCCTACGACCTCAAGCCGGTCGACTATGAAGACGGCTCGATGCGGTCTGAAAGCTTCCTGGCGCTCAACCCGATGGGCAAGATCCCGGTGATCGTCGACGGCGAAACCGTGGTCACCGAGACCGTCGCCATCGCGCTGTATCTGGCGGACAAGTACAAGGACAACGCCGATCTGGCGCCGGGGATTGATGACCCGCGCCGCGGCGAATACCTGCGCTGGATCGTCTTTCAGGCGGCCTCCATCGAGCCGGCCATGCTGCAGGCGGGCATGAAGTTTGAAACCAATCAGCGCTCGGCGGGCTGGGGCAATGTCCAGCTGGTGGCGAAGGTGCTGGAAAACCGCCTGTCGCTGGCGAACCCGTACCTGTTCGGCGACTGGTTCACCGCGGCGGATCTGATTATGGGCGGGGCGGTGAACTGGGCGATCCAGTTCGACATGTTCCCCAAGACCCCGGCGCTTAGCGCCTACGCCCAGCGGATCACCGAACGGCCCGCCTTCCAGCGCGCGTTCGCCACCCAGAATTCCTGA